In the genome of Bradyrhizobium sp. CIAT3101, one region contains:
- a CDS encoding ABC transporter substrate-binding protein, with amino-acid sequence MKTAFWLAGAAALALASPAFAGDTIKIGFVSTFSGPGAVIGNDMRNSFELALDHMGRKMDGKPVEVIYEDDGQKPDVGKQKTEKLVQSDKVDFLAGYIWSNVLLASLKTAVDSQTFLISANAGPSQLAGELCSPYVFSTSWQNDQTPAAMGLYMNQKGVKSVFLIGPNYAAGKDMLAGVKSTFKGEVKGEEYTVWPSQLDFSAELSKARASGAESIFVFYPGPAGVQFLNQYAQAGLKSTMPLYTAFTVDELSLPLQKENALGVPGAQEWVNDLPNEQNKRFVADYRKKYTGLRPTYYGAQAYDAAQLINSAVVAVKGDTSKKDAMKAEMEKANIKSLRGPFKYGKNHIPVQSFYLQDVVKDGEGQLSLKTVATIVENDQDRFHDKCTMK; translated from the coding sequence ATGAAGACAGCATTCTGGCTGGCGGGTGCGGCTGCGCTCGCGCTGGCGAGCCCGGCATTCGCCGGCGACACCATCAAGATCGGCTTCGTCTCGACCTTCAGCGGCCCGGGCGCCGTGATCGGCAACGACATGCGCAACTCCTTCGAGCTCGCACTGGATCACATGGGCCGCAAGATGGACGGCAAGCCGGTCGAGGTGATCTACGAGGATGACGGCCAGAAGCCCGATGTCGGCAAGCAGAAGACCGAAAAACTGGTTCAGTCCGACAAGGTCGATTTCCTCGCCGGCTACATCTGGTCGAACGTGCTGCTCGCCTCGCTCAAGACCGCAGTGGATTCGCAGACCTTCCTGATCTCGGCCAATGCCGGCCCGTCGCAGCTCGCGGGCGAGCTGTGTTCGCCTTACGTGTTCTCGACCTCCTGGCAGAACGACCAGACGCCGGCCGCCATGGGCCTCTACATGAACCAGAAGGGCGTCAAGAGCGTGTTCCTGATCGGGCCGAACTACGCGGCCGGCAAGGACATGCTTGCGGGCGTGAAGAGCACGTTCAAGGGCGAGGTGAAGGGCGAGGAATACACGGTGTGGCCGAGCCAGCTCGACTTCTCCGCCGAGCTCTCCAAGGCGCGCGCCTCGGGCGCGGAGTCGATCTTCGTGTTCTATCCGGGTCCTGCCGGTGTGCAGTTCCTCAACCAATATGCGCAGGCAGGCCTCAAGAGCACGATGCCGCTCTACACGGCGTTCACCGTCGACGAGCTGTCATTGCCGCTGCAGAAGGAGAACGCGCTTGGCGTTCCCGGCGCGCAGGAATGGGTCAACGACCTGCCCAACGAGCAGAACAAGCGCTTCGTCGCCGACTACCGCAAGAAGTATACCGGCTTGCGTCCGACCTACTACGGCGCCCAGGCCTATGACGCGGCCCAGCTGATCAACAGCGCGGTCGTCGCGGTGAAGGGCGACACCAGCAAGAAGGACGCGATGAAGGCCGAGATGGAGAAGGCCAACATCAAGTCGCTGCGCGGCCCGTTCAAATACGGCAAGAACCACATCCCGGTGCAGAGCTTCTATCTGCAGGACGTAGTCAAGGACGGCGAAGGCCAGCTCTCGCTGAAGACCGTGGCGACGATCGTGGAGAACGACCAGGATCGTTTCCACGACAAGTGCACGATGAAGTGA
- a CDS encoding NAD(P)/FAD-dependent oxidoreductase encodes MTTTPHRVVIVGAGFGGLETTYRLAGAPVEITLIDRRNHHLFQPLLYQVATASLATSEIAWPVRHLMRDRREVTTLFATVSGVDADRRCVLIDDGSEVPYDTLVLATGARHAYFGHDEWEAWAPGLKTLEDATTLRRHILVAFERAERETDPARRAARLTFVIVGAGPTGVELAGTIAEMAHHTLPADFRNIDTHKARVVLIEAGPRVLAGFPDNLSAYAQASLEKIGVEVVLGQAVTEINREGVVFGGKLLEAKTRIWAAGVRASPAAEWLGAPADRAGRVQVADDLTIPGHPEIFAIGDTININAWEGKPVPGIAPAAKQQGRHVAETIKARLRGESKGAFRYKHSGSLAQIGKRLAVIDFGKVQLRGTIAWWIWGIAHIYFLIGLRHRLSVALSWLWIYARDQRAARLITQGSSKVA; translated from the coding sequence ATGACCACGACACCGCATCGCGTCGTCATCGTCGGCGCAGGCTTCGGCGGATTGGAGACGACCTACCGGCTGGCGGGCGCGCCGGTCGAGATCACGCTGATCGACCGCCGCAACCATCATCTGTTTCAGCCGCTGCTGTACCAGGTCGCAACCGCCTCGCTCGCGACCAGCGAGATCGCCTGGCCGGTGCGCCATTTGATGCGCGACCGGCGCGAAGTGACGACGCTGTTTGCGACCGTCAGCGGCGTCGATGCCGACAGGCGCTGTGTGCTGATCGACGACGGCAGCGAGGTGCCCTACGACACGCTGGTGCTCGCCACCGGCGCGCGCCACGCCTATTTCGGCCACGACGAGTGGGAGGCTTGGGCGCCCGGCCTGAAGACGCTGGAAGACGCGACCACGCTGCGCCGTCACATCCTGGTGGCGTTCGAGCGCGCCGAGCGCGAGACCGATCCGGCCAGGCGCGCGGCGCGGCTGACTTTCGTCATCGTCGGCGCCGGCCCGACCGGCGTCGAGCTTGCCGGCACCATCGCCGAGATGGCGCACCACACGCTGCCTGCAGATTTCCGCAACATCGACACCCACAAGGCCCGGGTGGTCCTGATCGAGGCCGGCCCGCGCGTGCTCGCAGGCTTTCCCGACAATCTCTCGGCCTATGCGCAGGCCTCGCTGGAAAAGATCGGCGTCGAGGTCGTGCTCGGACAGGCCGTCACCGAGATCAATCGTGAGGGCGTCGTGTTCGGCGGCAAGCTGCTCGAGGCCAAGACACGAATTTGGGCCGCCGGCGTGCGCGCCTCGCCCGCCGCCGAATGGCTCGGCGCACCGGCTGATCGCGCCGGGCGCGTGCAGGTCGCAGACGATCTCACCATCCCGGGCCATCCCGAAATCTTCGCGATCGGCGACACCATCAATATCAACGCCTGGGAGGGCAAGCCGGTGCCCGGCATCGCGCCGGCCGCGAAGCAGCAGGGCCGCCACGTCGCCGAAACCATCAAGGCGCGGCTGCGGGGCGAGAGCAAGGGCGCATTCCGCTACAAGCACTCCGGCAGCCTCGCGCAGATCGGCAAGCGGCTCGCGGTGATCGATTTCGGCAAGGTGCAGCTGCGCGGCACCATCGCGTGGTGGATCTGGGGCATCGCCCACATCTACTTCCTGATCGGCCTGCGCCACCGCCTCAGCGTGGCGCTGAGCTGGCTCTGGATCTACGCGCGGGATCAGCGGGCGGCGCGGCTGATCACGCAAGGGAGCAGCAAGGTGGCGTAG
- a CDS encoding ABC transporter substrate-binding protein: MKNLKWTLALAASLIGGAASAEISDNVVRVGVLNDISGIFQDTNGMGSVEAARMAAEDFNGGGKGIKVEIVYADHQNKADVGNAIARKWLDVEGVDAIVDVPNSAVGLSINTLLRDSRITFLASSTASADLTGKACSPNTIQWVNDTWATGNTTAAAMMSRGGKDWYFLTVDYALGKGIEAEAQKYIEGHGGKVLGSSKHPLGTSDFASFLLQAQGSKAQVIGLANAGGDTINAVKQAAEFGIQQGGQKLVAFLLFINDVHGMGIKVAQGLQLMEAFYWDMNDDTRAFAKRFAARPGMNGKMPSGNQAGVYASTLAYLNAVAATGSDNARDVVPEMKKFKGKDKLFGDTAIRQDGRVVHPMYLFEVKKPEESKYPYDYYKLVSTIPAEQAFRPMAEGGCELVK, from the coding sequence ATGAAGAATTTGAAATGGACGCTCGCGCTCGCCGCGAGCCTGATCGGCGGCGCGGCGAGCGCCGAAATATCCGACAATGTCGTTCGGGTCGGCGTGCTCAACGATATCTCCGGTATTTTCCAGGACACCAACGGCATGGGCTCGGTCGAGGCCGCGCGCATGGCGGCCGAGGATTTCAACGGCGGCGGCAAGGGCATCAAGGTCGAGATCGTCTATGCCGACCACCAGAACAAGGCCGATGTCGGCAACGCCATCGCGCGCAAATGGCTCGATGTGGAAGGCGTCGATGCCATCGTCGATGTGCCGAACTCGGCCGTCGGTCTTTCCATCAACACGCTGTTGCGCGACAGCCGCATCACGTTCCTGGCGTCGTCGACCGCGAGCGCCGATCTCACCGGCAAGGCCTGCTCGCCGAACACCATCCAATGGGTCAACGATACCTGGGCGACCGGCAACACCACGGCCGCGGCAATGATGTCGCGCGGTGGCAAGGACTGGTATTTCCTGACGGTCGATTACGCGCTCGGCAAGGGCATCGAGGCGGAAGCGCAGAAATACATCGAGGGCCACGGCGGCAAGGTGCTCGGCTCCTCAAAGCATCCGCTCGGGACGTCGGACTTCGCCTCGTTCCTGTTGCAGGCGCAGGGCTCGAAAGCGCAGGTGATCGGCCTTGCCAATGCCGGCGGCGACACCATCAACGCCGTGAAGCAGGCGGCCGAGTTCGGCATCCAGCAGGGCGGCCAGAAGCTCGTCGCCTTCCTGCTCTTCATCAACGACGTCCATGGCATGGGCATCAAGGTCGCGCAGGGCCTGCAGCTCATGGAAGCCTTTTACTGGGACATGAACGACGACACCCGTGCGTTTGCAAAACGGTTTGCCGCGCGGCCCGGCATGAACGGCAAGATGCCGAGCGGCAACCAGGCCGGTGTCTATGCGTCCACGCTCGCTTATCTCAACGCGGTTGCCGCGACCGGCAGCGATAATGCCAGGGACGTCGTGCCTGAAATGAAGAAGTTCAAAGGCAAGGACAAGCTGTTTGGCGACACCGCGATCCGCCAGGACGGCCGCGTCGTGCATCCGATGTATCTGTTCGAGGTGAAGAAGCCGGAGGAGTCGAAATATCCGTACGATTATTACAAGCTGGTCTCGACGATTCCCGCGGAGCAGGCGTTTCGCCCGATGGCAGAGGGTGGGTGCGAGTTGGTGAAATAG
- a CDS encoding cytochrome P450 yields MSAPGSAMSGVPHLDVDPFDMNFFADPYPTHELLRETGPVVYLDKWKLYGVARYAEVHAVLNDPATFCSSRGVGLSDFKKETPWRPQSLILEADPPEHTRTRAVLASVLSPTVMKGLRDRFAAAAEARVDTLLEKRSFDAIADLAEAYPLSIFPDALGLKPEGRENLIPYASLVFNAFGPPNQLRQDAIERSAPHQAYVTAQCQRENLTPGGIGACIHAHVDEGAITATEAPLLVRSLLSAGLDTTVNGIGAAVYCLARFPDQWQRLRSDLTLARNAFEEAVRFESPVQTFFRTTTRDVELSGATIGEGEKVLMFLAAANRDPRRWDKPDSYDITRRTSGHVGYGSGIHMCVGQLVARLEGETMLSALARRVASIEITGEPKRRFNNTLRGLDSLPVTITPA; encoded by the coding sequence ATGAGCGCACCCGGCTCCGCCATGTCAGGCGTCCCGCATCTCGACGTCGATCCCTTCGACATGAACTTTTTCGCCGACCCTTATCCGACGCACGAGCTGCTGCGCGAGACGGGTCCGGTCGTCTATCTCGACAAATGGAAGCTCTATGGCGTGGCGCGCTATGCCGAGGTTCATGCGGTCCTCAACGACCCCGCGACGTTCTGCTCCAGCCGTGGCGTCGGCCTGTCCGACTTCAAGAAGGAGACGCCGTGGCGGCCGCAGAGCCTGATCCTCGAAGCCGATCCGCCCGAGCACACCCGCACCCGCGCGGTGCTCGCGAGCGTGCTGTCGCCGACCGTGATGAAGGGGCTCCGCGACCGCTTTGCCGCGGCGGCCGAGGCGCGCGTCGATACTCTGCTGGAAAAGCGCAGCTTCGATGCGATTGCGGATCTTGCGGAGGCGTATCCACTCTCGATCTTCCCGGATGCGCTTGGGTTGAAACCGGAGGGCCGCGAGAACCTCATTCCTTATGCGAGTCTTGTGTTCAATGCGTTCGGCCCGCCAAACCAGCTGCGCCAGGACGCGATCGAGCGCTCGGCGCCGCACCAGGCCTATGTCACCGCGCAGTGCCAACGCGAGAACCTGACGCCGGGCGGCATCGGCGCCTGCATTCACGCCCATGTCGATGAGGGCGCCATCACGGCGACGGAGGCGCCGCTGCTGGTGCGCTCGCTGCTGTCGGCCGGCCTCGACACCACGGTCAACGGGATCGGTGCCGCCGTCTATTGCCTGGCTCGCTTCCCCGATCAGTGGCAGCGCCTGCGCAGTGATCTCACGCTCGCGCGCAACGCGTTCGAGGAGGCCGTGCGGTTCGAGAGCCCGGTGCAGACCTTCTTCCGCACCACCACGCGCGATGTCGAGCTGTCAGGTGCGACCATCGGCGAAGGCGAGAAAGTGCTGATGTTCCTCGCCGCCGCCAACCGCGATCCCAGACGCTGGGACAAGCCTGACAGCTACGACATCACGCGTCGCACCTCCGGCCATGTCGGCTACGGCTCGGGCATCCACATGTGCGTCGGCCAGCTCGTGGCGCGGCTCGAAGGCGAGACGATGCTCTCGGCCTTGGCCCGCCGCGTTGCCAGCATCGAGATCACCGGCGAGCCAAAGCGCCGCTTCAACAACACGCTGCGTGGGCTCGACAGCCTGCCGGTGACGATCACGCCGGCCTGA
- a CDS encoding MarR family winged helix-turn-helix transcriptional regulator: MPPSTRSRQKPAPAETGPTLDLDRYVPAFITFIANKLSNSATAFYQRQFGVNVTEWRIMSLLAIEPGIPASRICHVIGFDKGPVSRTLAGLEKRGHVSIRTDPNDGRTHSISLTAKGRTTHDKVIVAAFERERRLLSCLNKDEREVLIDLLRRLHENLGAVTGGTEA; this comes from the coding sequence ATGCCGCCTTCGACCAGATCCCGCCAAAAGCCTGCGCCCGCTGAAACCGGGCCGACGCTCGATCTCGATCGTTACGTCCCGGCGTTCATCACCTTTATCGCCAACAAGCTCTCGAACAGCGCGACCGCGTTCTATCAGCGGCAGTTCGGCGTCAACGTCACGGAGTGGCGGATCATGTCGCTGCTGGCGATCGAGCCCGGCATTCCCGCCTCGCGCATCTGCCACGTCATCGGCTTCGACAAGGGCCCGGTCAGCCGCACGCTCGCCGGCCTGGAGAAGCGCGGGCATGTGTCGATCCGCACCGACCCGAATGACGGCCGCACCCATTCGATCTCGCTGACCGCGAAGGGCCGCACCACCCATGACAAGGTGATCGTCGCGGCGTTCGAGCGGGAGCGGCGTCTGCTGTCCTGCCTGAACAAGGACGAGCGCGAGGTCCTGATCGACCTGCTGCGCCGATTGCACGAGAATCTTGGCGCGGTGACGGGCGGCACCGAGGCCTGA
- a CDS encoding feruloyl-CoA synthase has protein sequence MISAAHGDASGLFAAPKTVAEHRADGSIVLRSGEPLRDCARCVGDWLEHFARQTPDTIFLAERDGADAPWAIVTYAGALRRVRAAASWILAQGLSAERPVVILSDNSIDHALLALAAQHVGVPSAAISPAYSLMSRDFDKLKSMIALLEPGAIYVSATKPFAAALAAIKPLHTAQIISGNAGDADALAFRAIAATPEIPGVTKAFAAVTPDTIAKFLFTSGSTGTPKAVINTQRMLTSSQQAKAQTWTFLEQGRGDLVILDWLPWSHTFGANHNFNLVLRNGGSLYIDGGKPAPGLFATSLANLKSVMPTVYFNVPRGFDMLITALRGDEELRRRFFGEVKFAFYAGAALPQNLWDALEELSIKTVGHAMPMVSAWGSTETSPLATDCHFLAERSGNIGVPIPGTELKLVASGDKLEVRVRGPNVTPGYWKAPELTRQAFDEDGFYLIGDAVKLADTDRPERGLFFDGRVAEDFKLNSGTWVSVGTLRVAGIAALAPLAQDIVVTGHGGDEVRFLVFPNMVACRAHAGLPETAGANDVLAHDKVRTAIKQGLSKLKQQGANSSGHATRALLLAEPPSVDGGEITDKGYINQRAVLTRRADAVARLNDEASDEWVGL, from the coding sequence ATGATTTCAGCCGCACACGGTGACGCTTCGGGCCTGTTCGCAGCACCAAAGACCGTCGCCGAGCATCGTGCCGACGGCAGCATCGTGCTGCGCTCGGGCGAACCCTTGCGCGATTGCGCGCGCTGCGTCGGCGACTGGCTGGAGCATTTTGCGCGGCAGACGCCGGATACGATCTTCCTTGCCGAGCGTGACGGCGCCGATGCGCCCTGGGCCATCGTGACCTACGCGGGTGCTTTGCGCCGCGTACGCGCCGCGGCGTCGTGGATTTTGGCGCAGGGGCTCAGTGCGGAGCGCCCCGTCGTCATTCTCTCGGACAACAGCATCGATCACGCGCTGCTTGCACTCGCGGCCCAGCATGTCGGTGTGCCCTCGGCCGCGATCTCGCCGGCCTATTCGCTGATGTCCAGGGATTTTGACAAACTGAAGAGCATGATCGCGCTGCTTGAGCCCGGTGCGATCTACGTTTCCGCAACCAAGCCGTTTGCTGCCGCGCTCGCCGCGATCAAACCGCTGCATACGGCACAGATCATCAGTGGCAATGCCGGTGACGCCGATGCGCTTGCCTTCCGCGCCATCGCGGCAACGCCGGAAATTCCCGGCGTGACAAAGGCCTTCGCCGCCGTGACGCCCGACACGATCGCGAAATTCCTGTTCACCTCGGGCTCGACCGGCACGCCAAAGGCCGTCATCAACACCCAGCGCATGCTGACCTCCAGCCAGCAAGCCAAGGCGCAGACCTGGACATTCCTCGAGCAAGGTCGAGGCGACCTCGTCATTCTCGACTGGCTGCCCTGGAGCCATACCTTCGGCGCCAATCACAATTTCAATCTGGTGCTGCGCAACGGCGGCTCGCTCTATATCGACGGCGGCAAGCCTGCGCCCGGATTGTTTGCGACGTCGCTTGCGAACCTGAAAAGCGTGATGCCGACGGTCTATTTCAACGTGCCGCGCGGCTTTGACATGCTGATTACGGCGCTGCGCGGCGATGAGGAACTGCGCCGCCGCTTCTTCGGCGAGGTGAAGTTCGCCTTCTATGCCGGTGCGGCATTGCCGCAGAATCTGTGGGACGCGCTGGAGGAGCTTTCGATCAAGACGGTTGGTCATGCGATGCCGATGGTCTCGGCCTGGGGCTCGACCGAAACCTCGCCGCTGGCGACCGATTGCCATTTCCTTGCCGAGCGTTCCGGTAATATCGGCGTGCCGATTCCCGGTACCGAGCTGAAGCTCGTTGCCTCCGGCGACAAGCTGGAGGTGCGGGTCCGCGGCCCCAACGTCACGCCGGGCTATTGGAAGGCACCGGAGTTGACCAGGCAGGCCTTCGATGAAGACGGCTTCTATCTCATCGGCGACGCCGTGAAGCTTGCCGATACCGATCGGCCGGAGCGCGGCCTGTTCTTCGATGGCCGTGTTGCGGAAGACTTCAAGCTCAACTCGGGCACCTGGGTCAGCGTCGGCACGCTGCGCGTCGCCGGGATCGCCGCGCTTGCGCCGCTCGCGCAGGATATCGTCGTGACCGGTCATGGCGGCGACGAGGTGCGGTTTCTGGTGTTCCCGAACATGGTCGCCTGTCGCGCGCATGCCGGTTTGCCGGAGACGGCCGGCGCGAATGACGTGCTGGCGCACGACAAGGTCAGGACGGCCATCAAGCAGGGGCTCTCAAAACTGAAACAGCAGGGCGCCAATTCCTCCGGCCACGCCACGCGCGCGCTGCTGCTCGCCGAGCCGCCGTCGGTCGATGGCGGCGAGATCACCGACAAGGGCTACATCAACCAGCGCGCGGTTTTGACGCGCCGTGCCGATGCCGTGGCGCGGTTGAATGATGAGGCGTCGGATGAGTGGGTTGGGCTGTAG
- a CDS encoding MarR family winged helix-turn-helix transcriptional regulator, which translates to MTASAAQTSPRKRTGNGAARRIDADEIGLDALVGHAGYAVRRFQIWIFQDFIKTLGDVDIRPTQYSVLTVIGANPGLSQMAVAKRLGIERARLVHLLDSLEQRKLVKRIKSKEDRRSHALHLTGQGETALAKFKRLAAEHERHVEEKLGKANRERLLRILADFT; encoded by the coding sequence GTGACAGCCAGCGCAGCCCAGACTTCCCCCCGCAAACGCACCGGCAATGGCGCGGCGCGGCGGATCGACGCGGACGAGATCGGACTGGACGCGCTGGTCGGCCACGCCGGCTACGCGGTGCGGCGCTTCCAGATCTGGATCTTTCAGGATTTCATCAAGACGCTCGGCGATGTCGACATCCGCCCGACGCAATATTCGGTGCTGACGGTGATCGGCGCCAATCCCGGCCTGTCGCAGATGGCGGTGGCAAAGCGCCTCGGCATCGAGCGCGCCCGGCTGGTGCACCTGCTCGACAGCCTCGAGCAGCGCAAGCTGGTGAAGCGGATCAAGTCGAAAGAGGACCGGCGCTCGCACGCGCTGCATCTCACCGGCCAGGGCGAGACGGCGCTGGCCAAATTCAAGCGGCTCGCCGCCGAGCACGAGCGGCACGTCGAGGAGAAGCTCGGCAAGGCCAACCGGGAGCGGCTGCTCCGGATCCTGGCTGACTTCACCTGA
- the atzF gene encoding allophanate hydrolase, with product MGAEQPETIAEIVAAHRAGTMTPAQTVVRTYQRIRDHNDPAIFISLRDEKDAIAEVEKLAAKDAASLPLYGVPVAVKDNIDALGFPTTAACPAFSFTPTHDSTAVERLRAAGAIIIGKTNLDQFATGLVGVRSPYGIPKNAIREDLIPGGSSSGSAVAVGAGLVPLSLGTDTAGSGRVPAMLNNIVGLKPSLGMISTAGLVPACRTLDCISVFALTVDDAALALSVMTGPDQADPFSRDRPLGPLTPLPTNVRLGVPRNGQLIFFGDKKSEVAYADALKRWTALGATLVEFDLEPFYETARLLYEGPWVAERYLVIKNLLASAPDSIHPVTREITAAGARLTAAETFSALYRLQGLRKIAERTFANIDALVLPTAPTAYTTAQVLANPIELNSRLGTYTNFVNLLDLCGLAIPAAMRADGIPFGITMLAPAGRDAMLASIGRVFHADTKLTIGAKSVAQAPLAALPANSGDEIPIAVVGAHLSGMALNGELKALNARLIEATKTAPDYKLYALKTTPPKPGLLRVEAGKGASIELEIWSLSSSDFGKFVNAIPAPMAIGTIRLADGRSLKGFLVEPEVLGEARDITAYGGWRAYMKEAATT from the coding sequence ATGGGGGCTGAGCAGCCTGAAACGATCGCCGAAATCGTGGCCGCGCATCGCGCGGGCACGATGACGCCGGCGCAGACAGTCGTGCGGACCTATCAGCGGATTCGCGACCACAACGATCCCGCGATCTTCATCAGCCTGCGCGACGAGAAGGACGCGATCGCGGAGGTCGAAAAGCTTGCCGCGAAGGACGCCGCCAGCCTGCCGCTCTATGGCGTGCCGGTCGCCGTGAAGGACAATATCGACGCGTTGGGCTTTCCGACCACGGCGGCCTGCCCGGCTTTCTCCTTTACGCCGACCCATGACTCGACCGCAGTGGAGCGGCTGCGCGCTGCCGGCGCCATCATCATCGGCAAGACCAATCTCGACCAGTTCGCGACCGGCCTCGTCGGCGTGCGTTCGCCCTATGGCATTCCCAAAAATGCGATCCGTGAGGATCTCATTCCGGGCGGATCGAGTTCCGGCTCCGCCGTGGCGGTCGGCGCAGGCCTCGTGCCGCTGTCACTCGGCACCGACACGGCCGGGAGTGGCCGCGTGCCGGCGATGCTCAACAACATCGTCGGGTTGAAGCCGAGCCTCGGCATGATCTCGACCGCGGGTCTCGTGCCGGCGTGCCGTACGCTCGACTGCATCTCGGTATTTGCTTTGACGGTCGACGATGCCGCCCTCGCCCTTTCCGTGATGACGGGTCCCGATCAGGCCGATCCGTTCTCGCGCGACCGGCCGCTGGGCCCGCTCACGCCGCTCCCGACGAATGTGCGCCTCGGCGTGCCGCGTAACGGGCAACTGATCTTCTTCGGCGACAAGAAATCGGAGGTGGCCTACGCCGATGCGCTGAAGCGCTGGACCGCGCTCGGTGCTACGCTGGTCGAGTTCGACCTCGAGCCGTTCTACGAGACGGCGCGGCTGCTTTATGAGGGACCCTGGGTCGCCGAGCGCTATCTCGTGATTAAGAACCTGCTGGCGTCCGCGCCCGATTCGATTCATCCGGTCACGCGCGAGATCACTGCAGCCGGCGCGCGGCTCACGGCAGCGGAGACCTTCTCCGCACTCTACCGCCTGCAGGGCCTGCGCAAGATCGCCGAGCGCACCTTTGCCAATATCGACGCGCTGGTGCTGCCCACGGCACCGACGGCCTATACGACCGCGCAGGTGCTGGCCAATCCGATCGAGCTCAACAGCCGGCTCGGCACCTACACCAATTTCGTCAACCTGCTCGACCTCTGCGGTCTCGCCATCCCGGCGGCGATGCGCGCGGACGGCATTCCGTTCGGCATCACGATGCTGGCGCCCGCCGGTCGCGATGCGATGCTTGCGAGCATCGGCCGCGTCTTCCATGCCGATACGAAGTTGACAATTGGTGCGAAGAGCGTGGCGCAGGCACCGCTTGCGGCGCTTCCCGCAAACAGCGGTGACGAGATTCCGATCGCGGTGGTCGGCGCACATCTCTCCGGCATGGCGCTGAACGGCGAATTGAAGGCGCTGAATGCAAGGCTGATCGAGGCGACCAAGACCGCGCCGGACTACAAGCTCTATGCGCTGAAGACCACGCCGCCGAAGCCGGGCCTGCTGCGCGTCGAAGCTGGCAAGGGCGCGTCCATTGAGCTGGAGATCTGGTCGCTGTCGTCGTCCGACTTCGGCAAGTTCGTCAATGCGATCCCTGCGCCGATGGCGATCGGGACGATCCGGCTCGCCGATGGCCGCAGCCTGAAGGGCTTTCTCGTCGAGCCGGAAGTGCTTGGCGAGGCGCGGGATATCACGGCGTATGGCGGCTGGCGCGCGTATATGAAGGAAGCCGCGACAACATAA
- a CDS encoding GntR family transcriptional regulator — protein MTLDDFPPGTLPAEPVVPRVDRASPSLQKVTRAEELRLQLADEIVRGTLAPGAPLDETDIARRFSVSRTPVREALRQLVASGLVEARPHRGAVVAQPSIERLTSMFEAMAELEALCAGLAAERMSAAERHGLEAIHEELRVLSYAGNPDRFHEVNERFHNAIYAGSQNGYIAEITLATRVRVQPFRRAQFRNLGRLAKSQAEHDRVVVAIMRGDKQGAAAAMRAHIELVRGEYEIYAVSV, from the coding sequence ATGACGCTTGACGATTTTCCGCCCGGAACACTGCCGGCCGAGCCGGTCGTGCCGCGCGTCGACCGTGCCTCGCCATCGCTGCAGAAGGTCACGCGCGCCGAGGAACTGCGTCTTCAGTTGGCCGACGAGATCGTGCGGGGAACTCTCGCGCCCGGCGCTCCGCTGGACGAGACCGACATCGCGCGGCGCTTCAGCGTCTCGCGCACTCCGGTGCGCGAAGCGCTGCGGCAGCTGGTCGCGAGCGGCCTGGTCGAGGCACGTCCTCATCGCGGCGCAGTGGTCGCGCAGCCGTCGATCGAGCGTCTGACCAGCATGTTCGAGGCGATGGCGGAGCTGGAGGCGCTGTGCGCCGGCCTCGCCGCGGAGCGGATGTCGGCCGCCGAGCGTCATGGACTCGAAGCCATCCACGAGGAGCTCCGCGTCCTCAGCTACGCCGGCAATCCCGATCGCTTCCACGAGGTCAACGAGCGTTTTCATAACGCGATCTATGCCGGATCGCAGAACGGTTACATCGCCGAGATCACGCTAGCGACACGGGTGCGCGTGCAACCATTCCGCCGCGCCCAGTTCCGCAATCTCGGCCGTCTCGCCAAGTCGCAAGCCGAGCACGACCGCGTCGTGGTCGCCATCATGCGCGGCGACAAACAGGGTGCTGCGGCCGCGATGCGCGCACATATCGAGCTGGTGCGCGGGGAGTACGAGATTTACGCGGTCTCGGTGTAG
- the hpxZ gene encoding oxalurate catabolism protein HpxZ gives MEIDLPDVIAEVKAAFERYEQALVTNDVAVLGELFRNDPRTLRYGIGENLYGYEAISGFRAGRSPVGLNRRTAKTVISSYGRDTAVASTLFYRDTAPGKVGRQMQTWIRFPEGWRVVAAHVSIIDESKET, from the coding sequence ATGGAGATCGATCTCCCCGACGTGATCGCGGAAGTCAAAGCCGCGTTCGAACGCTATGAGCAGGCCCTCGTCACCAACGACGTCGCCGTGCTCGGCGAATTGTTCCGCAACGACCCCCGCACGCTGCGCTACGGCATCGGCGAGAACCTCTACGGCTATGAGGCGATCTCCGGATTCCGTGCCGGCCGCTCGCCAGTCGGCCTTAATCGCCGCACCGCGAAGACGGTGATCTCCAGCTACGGCCGCGATACGGCTGTCGCCTCCACCCTGTTCTATCGCGACACGGCTCCCGGCAAGGTCGGCCGGCAGATGCAGACCTGGATTCGCTTCCCGGAGGGCTGGCGCGTCGTCGCCGCCCATGTCAGCATCATCGACGAGTCGAAAGAGACCTGA